A genomic window from Gossypium hirsutum isolate 1008001.06 chromosome D12, Gossypium_hirsutum_v2.1, whole genome shotgun sequence includes:
- the LOC107947231 gene encoding RNA-binding KH domain-containing protein RCF3 isoform X2: MDRSRSKRNYYYDQDYDGETMGRTKPRYNNHHYLPNSHRHRGNNPNNNNNGGNNGRPPNKSGGGSGAGGGGQDSSLMVTTSYRILCHDMKAGGVIGKSGSIIKSIRQHTGAWINVHELIPGDEERIIEISDTRRRDPEGRMPSFSPAQEALLLVHERILESDSQFGFGGGGGEEEEEYGAVARGGGNRVATRLVVSRMHVGSLLGKGGKIIEQMRIETKTQIRILPRDHTLPRCVSMSEEIVQVFYAAEAASGSK; the protein is encoded by the coding sequence ATGGACAGATCTAGATCCAAGAGGAACTATTACTATGACCAAGACTATGATGGGGAGACCATGGGTAGGACAAAACCTCGGTACAACAACCATCACTACCTACCTAATAGTCATCGTCACCGTGGAAACAATCCGAACAACAACAACAACGGAGGCAACAACGGTCGACCTCCGAATAAGAGCGGTGGTGGTAGCGGCGCCGGCGGAGGGGGACAAGACTCTTCCCTTATGGTCACTACTAGCTACCGCATTCTTTGTCACGATATGAAAGCTGGGGGTGTAATCGGTAAGTCGGGTAGTATTATCAAGTCTATAAGACAACATACCGGCGCGTGGATCAACGTACACGAGCTGATTCCCGGTGATGAAGAACGCATCATCGAGATATCTGACACGCGTCGCCGTGACCCTGAAGGGAGAATGCCGTCGTTCTCGCCTGCTCAGGAGGCGTTGTTACTTGTACATGAGAGGATTCTGGAGAGTGATTCACAGTTTGGGTTTGGTGGTGGCGgaggagaggaggaggaggaataCGGAGCGGTGGCGAGAGGAGGAGGGAACAGGGTAGCGACGAGGTTGGTTGTTTCGAGGATGCATGTGGGTTCTTTATTGGGGAAAGGAGGAAAGATTATTGAGCAAATGAGAATCGAAACAAAGACCCAGATTAGGATTCTGCCTAGAGACCATACTTTGCCCCGTTGCGTTTCCATGTCTGAGGAGATTGTTCAG